A segment of the Deltaproteobacteria bacterium genome:
GAGCAGTATTTTTTACTGACGAGTAATGTCCGGCTCCTTTCCTCTCAACATATCAGCAAAGACGCCCTGAGTCACAAAGACCTTGTGAGTCTTATCGGAAGCATCCCGGCGCAGAAGAAACTCGTGATCCTCGACACCTGCAATGCCGGCAAAGGGGGCAAGGAAATTCAGATAGCTCTCTTGCAGCAGACACGAGGCCTCACCGACGCAACAGCGGTCAAGCTCCTGCAGCGGGCTGTCGGCTCATCAGTCTTTTCCGCTTCCGCCGATACGCAACAAGCACTTGAAGGTTATAAAGGACACGGCCTATTCACCTATGTGCTCCTGGAAGGATTGCAGGGCAAGGCGGACTTCAAGAAAGACGGTTTCATAACCGTGAAGGGGCTTGCCCTGCATACAGAGGAGCGGGTGATGACGCTCTCCGAGGAAGTCTTCAAGCGTCAACAGAACCCGATGATTGAGACGGGCGTAAATGATTTTCCGATCGGGAGGGTAAGGTAATTTTACGACAAGCCCGGTCATTAAATAATTAGCGACAGCGCCCTTTTGCTCGGTGATGTCAAAAGTTACATGAAAACCAGCGAAAGGAGGAGGGTTAAGATGAAAACAGCAAAGTATTTCACAAGAATAATGCTTCTGTTTATTTTTGGCATCTGTTTTTATTCCTGCATAGGCCCGGTTCCGGTTGATGTGGTAATGATAGACAATGAACTGTTTTTTGTGCTTGAGGAAGAGCATGAGATTACCTCCCTGGAGGTAAGTACTTTAATAGATAAAAACAAAAGTGGCCCTGATAAATGGAGGTACGAGAATCTTAAGGTGATGTGGTTGCTTGGTTATGATATGAAAACCGAGGTTAAGAAAAGAAAATATCTAAAGTTGCAACAGATAAGATACGGACAGAAGTTTGAAGAGTTTCAAATAACAAAAGGCCCTGTTGAACTGCAAAAAAACGTGGAATATTTTGTCAAAATCAACATGGGGAATAAATTCGCAGGAGAAACATTTATTATCACAAGTGACAACAAAATAGTTATGCCGTCCCCCAAGTTTGTTCGTCAGAAAAAACGCACTTATTCGGTTTCGGTTGATAAGGATGGCAATAAAACACTTATTCTTGAGCCTGTTTCAAAATAGGGGTGCATAAGTGGAAGGCAAGAAGAAATAAAGAAAGACCTTGATAACTTAAAGTGATTTTTCCATTGAGGCAACATTGTTCAGGAGCGAGGGCCGGTGTTCATCATTCCTCCGAACTGCTCCAAAACAATTCTGGCAAACTCCTCAGAGTTTAATTCCATATCCAGTTCCACGCCTTGATAGCCTGATCTCTTCCCGCGCCAGCTTTTTGCCGGTCTCTGTAAAAAACCAGGGAGCGATCTGCTGTTCCAGCCAATTGATGTGAGCGGTCCTATCTACCCGGAAACGCTCTATATCAATTTCTAAACCGACTTGATCAAAGCGCCACAGCTTATCCGCATCTTTGACAATTTCATCGCTGGGCGAAAGCGCCGTCAAGCGGGTATCGTGTCCCTCGATGATGGCCAGTATTTCCGCTGTCTTTTGCGGTTCATAATCCACCTCCAGTAAAATCTCCTGCGCCAGCTTTACCCCCTCAATCTCATGCAGGCGGGTCAGCGCCGGGTCAAACGTGGGCCCGAAGGCCTTCAACTGCAACTCCTCCGGCACCTTGCTCCAACCTACGTCATGGCAGATAGCCGCCGGTAAGGCTACCGAGGCATCGCCTGGCTCACTCGCAAGTAGCCGGGCCGCAAAACGATAAACGATTTCCGTATGAATATCGTTTCTGCGAGTATTCAAGTAGGGCTTGGCTAATTGAAAAATATGGCGGTACTCAGCGTAACCAATGTTGTCCTTAATTTCTTTCCGGCCCAACATCAGTCAAACATTCCCACCATGAGATTGATAATGTAGTCAACATCTTTGGACTTATCCGCTTTTGTATAATTCGCCGGTCTGGCCTGAACCCAGAATATATTTTCCGGAAAGGGGAGGTTTTTATCAACAACCCATTCCATATCCTGGGGAACACCGAAGTGGCTCTCTACATCAAGGGCGGTTTTGGCAATAGCGATCAGCTCTTCATCGTCGAGACAGGGTTTCTCCTGTAACTCTTCGGGGACTTGCACGTACTTTGTCCCGGAAACTTCCCGTACCACCATCCCCTGTTTACGGGTAACCACTCTGCTCACGATCTGCAAATCGTCTTTCTCCACTGTAAACAAATCGGGGGTGACCTCACCGCTGACGACGCTCTCTCCCAACCCCCAATTCCCTTCGATCACCACCTTCGTCGTATCTCCCGTCGTGGGCAATACTGTCAGGACAACGCCCGCCGATTTCGCATCAACCAGTCTCATTACTGCCACGCCGATGGGCGCCCACTCTACCGGCAGGCCCTTTTCGATCCGGTACATCATGGCCCGCACCGTATAAGAACTGCTCCAGACCTTCTTGATATGTTCAATAACCGCATCCGCTCCGGTAATATTCAGATACGTATCCATATGTCCGGGCATACTAACCACGCCGCTCGAACGGACCGCTACCGGTACGTCCGGCAGTCCCACCTTCAGGCACAACTCCCGGTAATAATTGGCTATCTCTTGCCCCATCGGCTCAGGCATCGCCGCAGTCTCAATGAGACGCTGGACGGCACGGCTCTCATCCTGGCATACTTCCACCCTTTTAGACATGTCAAGGCACGGCTCGATACGCTCCCTGACCAAGCGGGCCAGGCCGGTAAGATTCATGAACTCCTCAAATCCTCGCACAGATATGGCAAAGCCGTCGGGCACTCTCATGCCGATCTGACTCATCTCGCCAAGGTTGGCGCACTTCTTCCCTACCAGATCGTTACAATCGGCGCCCAGTTCTTCGAACCTATATATCCATTGCTCCATATCTAGGACTCTTCATCATCTTACCGACCTCCCCGGCCAATAACGTTGGGACGTGTTGCAACGTGCCCCTACAGCACTAATATCGCATCGGATATGTTGAGCTCCAGCATCTTGGTACTCGCGAGGAGCCGAACCAGATTCTTTTTTACGGCCTCGATATCTCCCCCCATTTTCTGGAGTTCTTCGGCGGCTTTCCTTATCTCTTTGATCTTGGCATCCATTTTTCTGATGTCGTACTTGGCTTTCATAATAAATTCTCCTAACCCCGCTACGCGGGACAAGCAAGTTTACGAAATTGCTTGCTGCATAAAGACGCAGCAAGCAATTTCTAACTTGCTAATGTTCTCTAAGATCCTTGAATCTCTTCGCCTTCAAGACGTACCTGGGCAAGCTTTCATAGGGGTGAATTTCCATTTTATACCCGAGATTCGTTTTGACCCGAAGCTGATCTTTTAAACGCCTGAGAATATCCGCTTCATTTTTCTCGCATCCCGGCTTGATCTCTATCCTAAGAAGGATATCATCAATGTCGCCCTTCTTGCTCACCACAACTTCGTATTCGTCACTAAGCTCCTCAAAGCTCCTCACCACTTCTTCGATAGCCGTCGGGGCCAGAAGTACGCCCTTCACCTTGGTAATGTCATCGGCCCGGCCGACGACACCACCGTCAATACTCCGGAAGGTGCGTCCGCACTCGCAGTCATAATCAGCCCAACGGATCACGTCTTTCGAGTCGAAACGGATGCAGGGCTTAGCAATCCGGTCCAGGGCCGTGATAATCATTTTGCCGTTCTTTCCGGGCGTATCTATGATTTCACCGGTATCAATATCCTCTATCTCGACGAGGAAGAAGGCCTCGTTTATGTGGAGGCCTTTCTGGAAGGTGCAATTGTAACTCCACGCACCTATCTCCGTGGCGCCGATGTGATCATATACCTTCGCTCCCCAGGCATCCTCGATCCTCTTCTTCGTGGTAGGAATGCTGGCGCCTGGTTCACCGGCGCAGGTGATTCTCTGGATGCCGATCGAGCGGGGATCAATCCCGATCTTTCTCGCCGTGTCGGCCATGCCGAGCACATAAGTCGGGGTAGCTCCGAAGGCGGTGCACTTGAGTTCCTGCATCTTCATGATCCGGGCCTCCGTGTCCAGCACACCGCCCGGTACGACTTCGCAGCCGAGCTTCTCTGCGCCATAGTGACAGGCCCAGAAGGCAACAAAAATGTTGTAACCGAAGGGGATAAACATCCTGTCCGTATCGCGGTAACCCTGGGCATAAAGTATATAGGCCCAGCACTCCGCCCACCATTCCCAGTCTTGCCAGGTATCGGCCTGATATACAGGGGTTCCCGTGGTACCGCTGGTTTGCCGGAACTCCGTAACCTGGCTGAGCGGCACAGCCAGCATATCACCATAAGGGAAGGGCGGCCGGGTCTGGACGTCTCTCAACATACCCTTATCTGTCTTGGGAACCTTTTTGATGTCCTCGTAGGTTTTGATGTCGCCCGGCTCCATGCCGGCATCCTGGTAAATTTTCCTGTAAAATGGCGAGTTCTCGTAAGCCCAGGTAAATATCCTCTTGAACTTCTTCACCTGAAGCTCCCGCAGCTTTTCGCGCGGCATCGTTTCCATGACAGGGTTCCAGTAAATACTTTCATTCTTGGCCATAGCATCATCCTCACTTAAAATTATTTCGTGCAGTCCTATGTCAGTCCCGATAACATGTCGGTGTTGTTATCCTTTGCCACCGGGACTATCCCCTATAGCGCTTTCGTCATCTCGCCTAAAAGATAGGCAAGCTCCACTCTCCCCGTCGGCGCCAGAATTCTGCTGCTGTAGTCGCCCGCAAAATTGGCCAGCAACCGGCGTCTCTGGAGGCGGTATTCATCCGTGATCATCGCCTTCGCAACATCCACGAGGTTGGTAGTGACTCCTTCCAAAAGAATGCGCAGGGTGTTGCCAATGATGACCTGCCACTCTGCATGAACCAGGATACCCAATTTTGCCAGCATTGGTATATACTCATTCTTCAGGAAGTCCGAGTATTCCGCTTCCGTACCCGGCACTAATTTAAAATACTGGTTAAATCGCCAAGTTCCGAGAGCCATGTTGTAATTAGCCATGGCCACCCGGCCCGTGTCCTTGAGGACGGCGTTGCTGTAACTGTGAACATATTCATGCAGCTCTTTAGTTACTTCCAGAAACTCATCGCCCTGCATGGCCTTTTGCAGGCTCACGAAATCGTCGGTCACTGCCGCGGAGGTGATCCTCGGACCGGATCCCAGAATAACATGGAATCCACCGATGACGTTGAGACCCATCCTCGTCATGGCAGGGAGATGTTTCCGCAGGATAAAATTAGAGTAGTCAACCTCCTTGCCCTTTCTGACTTCAAATTGCTGAACGAACAGAAACATAACTCACCTCCACTTAAATTATAACCTGCCTTGCCGGGATGCGGTTACGACAGAATTACTACTGTTCCCAGATTGGCATCTACCTTTATTCTCTGGCCCGATTTAATCTTCGTCGTTCCTTCGAATACGTTCATCACCACGGGGATGCCGTATTCTCTGCCTACGATGGCGGCGTGGGAGAGACTGCCGCCTCTGTCCACCACCACGCCCTTGATCATTCCGAAGATCGGCGTCCAGGCCGGCGATGTACTCACCGCTATGAGGATATCCCCACGCTGTATGGTGGCGAGATCTTCTTCCTTGAAGACGACCCGGGCGATGCCTTCGGCCACACCGGTGGACCCGCACGTTCCGAAGAGGTCGGCCTTAATATCAGGTCGGGCCGTCGGCATTGTGCCTACGACTACTTTGAGGGCGATCGGGTCCATGGCTTTTATCATCATATCCATGGCTTGCGGCATACTGAAACCATCCCTTAAAATGATGGGCGGGTTCCCGTCCTTGTTCCACTGCGTCCATTCGGCCCGGCGGCGATCTACAATACCCTTAAGATTAAATCTCACGGGGTTGATTCCTGCCTTGCGGACTTCATCCGGCATGAGGAAAAAAATGTCATCCCGTTCGGCGATAGTTCCCGCGGCCGCAAACCGCTTGCCAATATCAATACATGTCTTGCGCAGCAGAGCATGGGTACTCTGGTCGAGGTAGTGGTTATGCTCTTCACTGAAACGGCTGCAGTTCTGAGCAATTTTCATAAGCGTGGAAAACCATCCCCTCTGTTCGGGTGAGACCTTGTTCAGCAACTCCACTTCTGTTTTTTTTCTTTCCTGTTCGAGAGACAATCTCTTCTTTTCGAGATCAAACGCCTCTCCCGCCTTCAGATAAACCAACACCTTGTCGAAGGCCTGAGCTATATCTTCCGACCACGTGGGCAAGCAGATCTCTGCCATTCTTTCCATCCGCCAGCCGGCTTTCGTGTCCAGGAACACCGCGAAGTCTTTGAGAAAATCGCGCCCCTTGTCGGTTGCCTGGAGCTTGGCCTCCCAATCTTTGGGGGCAGTCGCCTGCAGTGTTGCTTCCATGCCGATATCCCTTAACTTCTGGGCATAGTCGCACAGACCGCGGTCAACACGGAAACTCTCATTATCGAAGCCACTCATGAGCTTCTGGAAATCAGGATGGGTATCATCAATGTTCAGCAGATGCTTGCAGAGCTTTTCAAACAGTACGAAGGGCGTGTAGGTGCCGTACATCATATACATGTGGATTTCCCACATTCTACGGCATGTGGCGATTGCGTATTCGAAGTTTTCCAGGAGTTCTATCTGGGTCGCTTTTTCGCCGTCCACCGCCTTAATTTTCCGGTAACGGACGAACAGCTCCTCCAGTAAGCCCGTCCAGAGTTTGTCATAGTCCTCCACGAAAGGCCGGATCGCCTGACTGAACTTCGCCTCCCGGGCCCGCTTTTCTTCCTCCGAGCCCACCAATAACAGCGTCAGGTAAGCGCCGCCATCTTTAAAACGCCAGTCCCAGCCATTGACGGTGGGCAACTGCAGAGTCTCAGCCCCGTACTGCATCCCGTGACGGCAGAAATTGATCCAGAACCACCCGAACATCGGCGTCCAAGGAGGAACAGAGTGGGTACCGTCAAGAAACCAGGCGGGGGACTGTTCAAGATCTGTTTTCTCATCAAATTCAAATCCCGGCACACAATCATAAATCTTCATCGCATGCTCCCTGCATAATTACTTCTGGGGACAGAATTCAATTCTGTCCCCAGGGGTTAAATGTCTTACAGCTTCTTAGTGCATGGCCCGTCCACCATCCACGAGTATTATCTCCCCCGTGATAAAGTCAGCGTCATCAGAAGCCAGAAAAAGTGCCGCTCCAACGATGTCTTCGGCCGTGCCCAGTCTCCGGAGCGGTGTCTTCGATGTGTCATATTTTGTCACATCCGCTATGGTGCGGCTCGCCTCGGTGTCGGTAAAACCCGGCGCTACTGCGTTAACCGTGATGTTGTTCGGTCCCAGTTCGGCGGCCAGAGCCCTGGTTAATCCCACCACCCCGCCTTTGGAGGCAACATAATGGACAAAACCATTAGAACCGGTGAAAAATACCTCGGAGGTCAGGTTGATGATCTTCCCCTTCCCCTGTGCCTTCATACTGGGAAAGACCGTCCGGGCACAGATCCAGGGTCCCTTGACGTTGATGTTCATCATCAGATCCCACTCTTCAGGCGGGACCTTATCGAAGGGTTTCCGCTCGATGCCAAAATAGTAGGCGGCATTATTGACCAGTACATCTATTCTTCCGAACTTCTTCAAGGTCTCATCAGCCACTTTCTGCATATCATCGAGTTTCGTAACGTCCGCCTGGAAAAAAATACATTCCGCGCCTTTGGCTTTTACTTCCGCTGCTGCTTTATTGAGGCCATCCATGTCTTTCCGAGTCACGAGTACCAGCCGGGCGCCTTCCTCGGCAAACCTCACGGCAAAGGCCTTGCCCAGCCCTTTCCCAGCTCCCGTAATGATTACCACTTTCCCCTCTAATCTTTTCATAGGTTATTGATATTACCTCCTTTAATGATTTTTACTCACATCTAAGATTAAGATGTTCACGTTTTAAGTGTTGAAGCGCTGTCAAGTTTGACAACAAATCGTCCCTCGCGTATGCCCATACCCCTGGCGACCGGATCGCACTTGATTTTCAAAAGGTAGAGCGCAGGCTTTCCCTGTGTTTCTCCACGCAGGGCATCATAGTTTCCGGTTCCTTTCGAAATCACGAGATCGCTCTCACGAAAAGCCCGGTCGGCGGCAGAGTTGCCTTTCCCGGGGACAAAAACCTTGTTGACCGTCACCACCTTATCTGCCGTGCGGTCGAGGTTGTAAAAGACCGCATCCGCCCGCGTAGCATCCTCAAAATAAGCCGGTTTCTTAACCACCAGGGTTACGTTCTTGCCCATTTCCTTCAGTTGTGTCACCAGGAGCGAGTCAAAACCGATCTCGCCTGCGTTATCGGTTACATAGAAGATATGGCGTGACTGGAGAGCGGCTTGGTACACGTCGCCCACAACGACGGGCAAGGGACCCGTCCCATCCATAATGGCAAGGACTTCCGGAAAGGCAAAGGCTTTCCCCCCGGTGGGTGCGCCCATGGGGGATACGTTCCCGGCGGCAGCAAGAAAACATGCCCTTTTGAACCTTCCCGACGACGTTCTGGCCTTATTGATATATAATTTAGCCTGCGGCAGTAATCCCGCGACGTACTCATTCGTCTCCTGCTTGATCCCCTCCCAAAAATCCGACTGCGGGGTAACAAACTCGTAGATTAATTCCACCGCCTGGTTACACAGGACACCCATGTTGGCAGAGGCCTTGATTTCGTGGGAAAGGAGCCGGGCGATATTCTTGAACAGTTGGGGAATGTCCTTATTCCCATTCTGCGCTATCGCCCGACCGTAAACCCACTCCAGAATACACAATCCACATTTTACGTCCGGTTTCATGTGCTGGCCTCTATCCGGTATTTTCTTGTCATCCCCGAGTGCTTTTATCGGGGATATTGCTACCAGCCGCGTTCTTCCCAGGGCTTGTATTTCAGACCCAGATCCTCGGCAATAACCTTATAACAGTTGTAACTGCTGCCGCGACCGATGCCGTGGCCAGAATGCGCCGCCGATGAACAGAGGTAGTAATTCTTCACGGGCAGACGATAACCCGATATCTCCGGGAAGGGTCTCAATCTTCCAGAACACTCATAGTGGGCATCGAGCGCTCCCCAACCGCCCTGAGGCATACAGGGATTTCTGTTGACCACATCGTCCGGCGTGGCAATCCATCCGGAAATGAAGTTATCCATCGTCACATTGGGGGCGTATTTACCCCATTCTTCCACCATGCGGAACTCAATCTCTTTCTTCATTCTCAGCCACTCTCTCTCCGAGAATTGTCTCCAGGGACACGTGAACTCCTCTACGAGGGCCGCGAATCTCCCTGCCGGGGCGCGTGTCTTATCCCACTGTACGTCCGGCGCCACCAAGAGATAAAGCTGATCGGCAATCCCTTTTTCCCAGCGTTCCTTCTGATAACGGCCGCTCAGGAAATACTCGGGATCCGCCTTGCCGAAGTATAACCTGGGAACCATTCCCAATTCCGCGTTCATCGGGTACACGGGGGCTTCCATCAGGGCAATATTCCCCCACATAAGCTGAGTCCGCTCATAACCCTTTTCTTCCAACGTCGCCGGTTTTACCTTCAGTTTCTGCGCCTTATCCCAGAGCTCATCGGGCGTCCACTCCTTGCCCACGGCTTCCAAGGTTAGTTCTACGCTCAAATCGCTCACGACGATGTCTGCCAGCACCCGGTCGCCATTCTTCAATTCGATTCCGTAGGCCTTGTTGTTATCTACCAGGACTTTCTTTACTTCGTTGAGAACAAAAAATTCTCCTCCGTACTGCTCAAAAGCCCGGAGAAGGGCATGGGTAATACTGTGCGTCCCGCCCGTTACGATCGCCGCGGCATCCATGGAGAGGATGAGGCCCAGGGCGTGAACATGCCAATATGGTCCCGGTCTGTCGCAGGGCAGCAGGCCGTTGGAGGTCTGGATAGCCCGCATGTAGAAGGTCTGCATCTCAGGACTCTTAAACATCCTGGTGGCGATCTCTCCGACGGTTGCCATACACATATCTTTATCCAGACCATCTTTCGGATCGTCAAACAGTGCCTCGAGGGGATCAGGTCCCGTGCCCCATTCGCCAGGTCCCGTGTAACGGTAAAGTCCAAAAGCCTTTTTCCACTTATTTTTGAAGCGCCTGATGATATCCTCAACCGTATTGGCATCGTCCTGGTTGATCTTGGCAATCTCTTTGATCGTGTAGTCGGCCGCCGACTGCGAGAATTCCGCCCGGCCCGTGAGAGGATCCACTACCGGAAAGATCGTTTTTCCCATAATGTAGCTACCGTCAGGATAAATCCACGCCTCGTTGTTCTCCGGGAACAGGTAAACCAACCCGTAGTCTCGCAAATTAAAATCGGCGTACGCCGGATTCGTATAAAATCTCGTAAAGTGCGCACATACATTCTGTATGAAACCCGGCAGCGGCAACTCTTCACCGCAGGCGCCTCCACCCATCTCGTGCCACCGCTCAAACATTGCTGTCTTGAGACCGGCCCGCTGCAGATAACACGCGATTATAGTTGCGTGATGCCCACCTCCGACTACAACTGCATCATACTTTTTATCTGGCATAATACCCTCCCTGTACATGTATCCTTATGGGGACAGAATCGAATTCTGTCCCCTGTAATGTTAAAAAATCACTTTTTCCTTACGGGAATGGACATGGGACCTGCTGACGCCGGTCCGGAGCCAACAGCTTTCGACGGAACGGCCGGAGCCGACAGGTTCGCGGCGGCGGCGTCAGACTTCCCGGCCGACGCTGCCACATTATAATCCGGTCCCTTCATAAAGAGGAACTTAAGGCATTTGAAAATCAGTCCCGGACTGCTGAGGATGATCATTATCATTTCCCTTAAATCAGGCGGGTCAACAAATGCTCGCACCGTCCAGTGAACGGGATTAGTAATTTCGACCTCCACCAGGAGCCGCATCGGTTCTTTAGAACCGTCTGTGGGCTGCTCCAGGGTTGAGGGGACTACAGTAGTGGTGATAATCTTGTCGATTCTCCCCGTCAGCAATGTCCTACCTAAGCCGGTGGATCTTACAAACATGGCATTCTCCTTTCTATGAAATTAAAATAACCCGAGGTCTCTCGCCTCTTTAACGCCGCGCGGCTCGGGCCACCATTTCTTGACCCCCAGATCCTCGGCAATCTTTTCGGCGGCGTTGAAGCCGGGCCCATAGGTAATCATGCCGCCCGAATGGGTGGATGATCCGCCGATGTAGAGCTTCTTTATCGTCGTATCATGCTGGCTGCAGTATTCGTTGGGCCGGAAATAACCCATCTGCAACGGAAGATAGGCGCCCTGTTTGAAACAACCCTGCTTCATGTCGGGGAACTTGTTTTCCGTATCTAACGGCGTGCCGATGTAATCCCAGACGATCGAATCCTTGTTCATGTTCGGCGCGTACTTGGCAAGGGTGGCCTTGCATTGTTCCGCATAGGGCCTTCTCATCTTGTTCCACGCCAAGGCGCCTCCGTCTTTCAGGTTGTAGGGGGCGCACTCCATAGAAATGAGACCGATATGTTTTACGAAGCTGCCGGGATGGCGATGCATGCGGACCGGGTCATGGATGGACGGAAAGCAGCAGTTGAAGCCGCCGTTGTGCAGTTCCCCTCGCTTGGAAGCCTCAAAGTGGTTGATCAGGTCCTGCTCGCATTCATAGTCCATAACATAAATCAGGGCATCGGCGAGTTCCGGATGCTGATCGAATATCTTGAAGTGTGGTCGCTCCGTAAGGGCCAGATGGACGGTGAAAAAGCTCATATCGGAATACTTCCACTGATCCAGCCTGGTTATCATTTCCGGTTCAAGATACTCCTTGCCCACATAGTCATAGAAGGTCTGATGAGGGTTAAGGGTGCTGCAAACGAATTTGCTGGCCTTGATTATCGTCCCGTCATCAAGTTCCACGCCTTTGGCTTCATTGTTTTCGATGATGATTTTTTTGATTACGCAGCCGCTGATTACCCGGCTGCCGTTCTCGGAAATATACTTTCCCATCAGGTGGGCCACATGATGCGAGCCCATGTGACTCAGGCGGAAATGCCACCCCCGGTTGATCATCAGGGGCACCAGATAACCCAGACCTTCGAGGTCGTAATCCAGCCCCCACATGGTGGCAAGATAGAGAAAGAGTGTCCGTACCTTGTCGTTTTCAAACCAGGTGTCAACGATCTGGCGGGGCGTGTATCCCGTCAATTCGTCATCCCACTTCGTCGCCGGATGGAGCTCCAACTTGGCCGCCTGCTCCAAACTCGGCAGCGGATTGACGTAACTTGCCGGAGCAAGGAAAACATCCATCGCCTCATCGGAAATGCCGACGAAGTTGAGGAAGGACTCGGCATCCTTCTCAGAAAACTTTCTAATGGACTCGGCTGACTTTACCGGGTCACTGTACAGGGCCAAGTAGGTGCCATCCTGAAAGGGCATGACGATCTGGAGATCGGGATATATCCATTTCAGGTCATACCTCGTTTCGAGCTCGAAATCCCTCAAGGGCGGCGCGTACTCGCACATCATGTGGTAGATGGCGTGACTGTCCACCAGCATGCCCGGCAGCAGCAGGTTTTCCGTGGCCAGCCCCCCTCCGATCTCGTATCTCCTCTCCAGAACCGCAATTTTCAACCCTGCCTTGGCGAGATATCCCGCCGTAGTGAGTCCATTTGGACCGGCGCCGATGATAATGCCATCAAATTCCAATTCCCTCATAGTTCCGCCTCCTCACTGTTTCAATAACTATTTTTCTATCACCATTGTACTATAAAAAATAACTGGCCTGTTAAATCTTGGTGCGTGTTTATATTTTAAATCTTGACAGGTCAAGACAATTAATTTTATAGTTTGCTTAATTAAATTGTAACACCTCGGGTTGTTCGGAATGATGAATCTTAATCAGTTGCGGGCGTTGTACTGCGTTGTCAAGCAAGGCACCTTTGCCAAGGCAGCGGCAGAGCTATGCGTCACCGAGCCGGCCGTTTACATCCAGGTGCGCTCCCTGGAGCGTGATATGGGCTTCACCCTGCTCGACAGATTCGGCAAGGAATTGCGTCCCACCGAGATCGGCAAGCTTCTCTTTGATTACGCCGAGAAGATATTCAGCCTCGTCGAGGAAGCGGCGTATGCGGTGAAGGAGCTGCAGGATCTCAAAAAAGGCTGTTTA
Coding sequences within it:
- a CDS encoding HD domain-containing protein — encoded protein: MLGRKEIKDNIGYAEYRHIFQLAKPYLNTRRNDIHTEIVYRFAARLLASEPGDASVALPAAICHDVGWSKVPEELQLKAFGPTFDPALTRLHEIEGVKLAQEILLEVDYEPQKTAEILAIIEGHDTRLTALSPSDEIVKDADKLWRFDQVGLEIDIERFRVDRTAHINWLEQQIAPWFFTETGKKLAREEIRLSRRGTGYGIKL
- a CDS encoding SDR family oxidoreductase — encoded protein: MKRLEGKVVIITGAGKGLGKAFAVRFAEEGARLVLVTRKDMDGLNKAAAEVKAKGAECIFFQADVTKLDDMQKVADETLKKFGRIDVLVNNAAYYFGIERKPFDKVPPEEWDLMMNINVKGPWICARTVFPSMKAQGKGKIINLTSEVFFTGSNGFVHYVASKGGVVGLTRALAAELGPNNITVNAVAPGFTDTEASRTIADVTKYDTSKTPLRRLGTAEDIVGAALFLASDDADFITGEIILVDGGRAMH
- a CDS encoding PEP-utilizing enzyme produces the protein MKIYDCVPGFEFDEKTDLEQSPAWFLDGTHSVPPWTPMFGWFWINFCRHGMQYGAETLQLPTVNGWDWRFKDGGAYLTLLLVGSEEEKRAREAKFSQAIRPFVEDYDKLWTGLLEELFVRYRKIKAVDGEKATQIELLENFEYAIATCRRMWEIHMYMMYGTYTPFVLFEKLCKHLLNIDDTHPDFQKLMSGFDNESFRVDRGLCDYAQKLRDIGMEATLQATAPKDWEAKLQATDKGRDFLKDFAVFLDTKAGWRMERMAEICLPTWSEDIAQAFDKVLVYLKAGEAFDLEKKRLSLEQERKKTEVELLNKVSPEQRGWFSTLMKIAQNCSRFSEEHNHYLDQSTHALLRKTCIDIGKRFAAAGTIAERDDIFFLMPDEVRKAGINPVRFNLKGIVDRRRAEWTQWNKDGNPPIILRDGFSMPQAMDMMIKAMDPIALKVVVGTMPTARPDIKADLFGTCGSTGVAEGIARVVFKEEDLATIQRGDILIAVSTSPAWTPIFGMIKGVVVDRGGSLSHAAIVGREYGIPVVMNVFEGTTKIKSGQRIKVDANLGTVVILS
- a CDS encoding ARMT1-like domain-containing protein; this translates as MKPDVKCGLCILEWVYGRAIAQNGNKDIPQLFKNIARLLSHEIKASANMGVLCNQAVELIYEFVTPQSDFWEGIKQETNEYVAGLLPQAKLYINKARTSSGRFKRACFLAAAGNVSPMGAPTGGKAFAFPEVLAIMDGTGPLPVVVGDVYQAALQSRHIFYVTDNAGEIGFDSLLVTQLKEMGKNVTLVVKKPAYFEDATRADAVFYNLDRTADKVVTVNKVFVPGKGNSAADRAFRESDLVISKGTGNYDALRGETQGKPALYLLKIKCDPVARGMGIREGRFVVKLDSASTLKT
- a CDS encoding phenylacetate--CoA ligase family protein, which codes for MAKNESIYWNPVMETMPREKLRELQVKKFKRIFTWAYENSPFYRKIYQDAGMEPGDIKTYEDIKKVPKTDKGMLRDVQTRPPFPYGDMLAVPLSQVTEFRQTSGTTGTPVYQADTWQDWEWWAECWAYILYAQGYRDTDRMFIPFGYNIFVAFWACHYGAEKLGCEVVPGGVLDTEARIMKMQELKCTAFGATPTYVLGMADTARKIGIDPRSIGIQRITCAGEPGASIPTTKKRIEDAWGAKVYDHIGATEIGAWSYNCTFQKGLHINEAFFLVEIEDIDTGEIIDTPGKNGKMIITALDRIAKPCIRFDSKDVIRWADYDCECGRTFRSIDGGVVGRADDITKVKGVLLAPTAIEEVVRSFEELSDEYEVVVSKKGDIDDILLRIEIKPGCEKNEADILRRLKDQLRVKTNLGYKMEIHPYESLPRYVLKAKRFKDLREH
- a CDS encoding PEP/pyruvate-binding domain-containing protein, with amino-acid sequence MEQWIYRFEELGADCNDLVGKKCANLGEMSQIGMRVPDGFAISVRGFEEFMNLTGLARLVRERIEPCLDMSKRVEVCQDESRAVQRLIETAAMPEPMGQEIANYYRELCLKVGLPDVPVAVRSSGVVSMPGHMDTYLNITGADAVIEHIKKVWSSSYTVRAMMYRIEKGLPVEWAPIGVAVMRLVDAKSAGVVLTVLPTTGDTTKVVIEGNWGLGESVVSGEVTPDLFTVEKDDLQIVSRVVTRKQGMVVREVSGTKYVQVPEELQEKPCLDDEELIAIAKTALDVESHFGVPQDMEWVVDKNLPFPENIFWVQARPANYTKADKSKDVDYIINLMVGMFD